The following DNA comes from Mesorhizobium sp. B2-1-8.
ATCCGGCCTATGGCGTCATCGAGATCGGCAACATCTACTGGGGACCGCTCATTTCGCGCAAGCCGGCGGCGACGGAAGCGCAGTTCCTGTTCATGAAATACATCTTCGACGAACTCGGCTATCGCCGCTACGAGTGGAAGTGCAACAACCGCAACGAGCCGTCGAAGCGCGCGGCGGAACGGTTCGGCTTCAAGTTCGAGGGCATTTTCCGCCAGCATCTCATCGTCAAGGGTGAAAACCGCGACACCGCGTGGTATTCGATCATCGACAAGGAATGGCCGGCTCTGCGCAAGGCCTATGAAGCATGGCTCGATCCGGCCAACTTCGACGCCGATGGCCAGCAAAAACGCCGCCTGGAGGATTTTCGCGCGGAATTCGGCGCGTAACGGGAGTTTGCCATTTGGCGCATACCCACGATCACAGCGGGCACGATCACGGCGGGCATGACCACGGCGCCGGCCATATGCATGGCTCGACCGACAAGAAGCGCGTCCTGATCGCGGCCTGCCTGACCGCGGGCTTCATGGTGGCGGAGGCGCTCGGCGGCCTGTTTACGGGGTCGCTGGCGCTGCTGGCCGATGCCGGCCACATGCTCGCCGACGCCATTGCGCTCGGCCTGGCCTGGTATGCCTTCCATCTGGCAGGCCGGCCGGCGACCGGCCAGCTCACCTATGGGTTCGGCCGGGTCAAGACGCTGGTAGCCTACACCAACGGCATCGCCATCTTCGTCATCGCGCTGTGGATCGTCTACGAGGCATGGAATCGCCTGCTGACACCGGCGCCGGTGCTGGGCGGACCGATGCTGGTGGTGGCGATCCTCGGCCTGCTGGTCAATATAGGTTCCTTCCTGGTGCTGCATGGCGGCGATCGAGACAACCTCAACATGCGTGGCGCCATCCTGCATGTGCTTGGCGATCTGCTCGGCTCGGCCGCCGCGATCGTGGCGGCACTGGTCATCGTGGCGACCGGCTGGACGCCGATCGACCCGATCCTGTCCGTGCTGGTCTCGCTGCTGATCCTGTCCACCGCCTGGTCGCTGATGCGCGCCGCCGCCCACGTCCTGCTCGAAGGCGTGCCGCCAAGCCTCGACCGCGACCTGATCGCCGGGGATATCCAGACAACAGTCAAGGGCGTGCGCGAAGTGCACCATATGCATATCTGGTCGATCGACGGCACGAGCAGCATGGCGACACTGCACGCCTGCCTTGACGAGGGCGTCGATGCGCATCAGGCGGTCAGTGCCATCAAGAAGCGGCTTGCCAGCGAGCACGGCATCAGCCATGCCACCGTGGAATCGGAATTCGGCCAGTGCGCCGACGATGGCGACGACCACGAGCATGAGCATGAGCACGATGCGGCCCCGCATCATGGCCACTATCACTAGGTCCGATCGATGACCATCAATCGGATCTGCCTCAGGAGTTCTCCAGCCTTGAAACTCAGCCCGATGAACGACCGGCGCTCCGGTGGTGCGGCATGATGGACCGTGACACGCGCAATGCGGCCATCGCGGCGGTCTGGATCATGCTTCTGTTCGGCATTGCCGTTTTCTACCTGCCGACCGTGATGTTGGCACTCGGCAACTATTCTACCGTGCTGGCG
Coding sequences within:
- a CDS encoding GNAT family N-acetyltransferase, whose amino-acid sequence is MSENLENWQPRPRPERKVLEGRYVRLEPLSAATHGDGLYEASSVADVDGRFAWLPDYPPETRTAFQPWLDKVEASEDPLFFAVIDKAGGKIAGRQTLMRIDPAYGVIEIGNIYWGPLISRKPAATEAQFLFMKYIFDELGYRRYEWKCNNRNEPSKRAAERFGFKFEGIFRQHLIVKGENRDTAWYSIIDKEWPALRKAYEAWLDPANFDADGQQKRRLEDFRAEFGA
- a CDS encoding cation diffusion facilitator family transporter, with product MAHTHDHSGHDHGGHDHGAGHMHGSTDKKRVLIAACLTAGFMVAEALGGLFTGSLALLADAGHMLADAIALGLAWYAFHLAGRPATGQLTYGFGRVKTLVAYTNGIAIFVIALWIVYEAWNRLLTPAPVLGGPMLVVAILGLLVNIGSFLVLHGGDRDNLNMRGAILHVLGDLLGSAAAIVAALVIVATGWTPIDPILSVLVSLLILSTAWSLMRAAAHVLLEGVPPSLDRDLIAGDIQTTVKGVREVHHMHIWSIDGTSSMATLHACLDEGVDAHQAVSAIKKRLASEHGISHATVESEFGQCADDGDDHEHEHEHDAAPHHGHYH